A genome region from Anopheles stephensi strain Indian chromosome 2, UCI_ANSTEP_V1.0, whole genome shotgun sequence includes the following:
- the LOC118502676 gene encoding TBC1 domain family member 4 isoform X1 has protein sequence MKTRLTTLTWRGSASVDPRFSAAMLPWSIADIRNHESYVTLSVGVEDGVLAAYNTDFELQFEHKLKYILGYCRVIVKQEKGKKNSDFLIPKAASTRPQPITIANDSVAEIFGPEFGLVYLLKNPQDPLLHIHFYECEKYEQMAELMQQMRDPATIGGGSVGSIPQSIVSSSANPNDLQKALRNQGIHSTPASNLKLAEQMRHAQHDSSPTIAYHQPQQTQPSHPHSQQQYQNGSTNRLATSKSYSGGLNNSAGGVNGGATGNSSISSSLSSLPDISANNSQFFEVLYIGKIKVSHKRVPITFIDDALPKFKAYDAEKLRQQQELTRKQSTPVSEESSTEGEASPGRNESETRGTESTPPAPDDPPEVFQGRRVSTFDIPTRKIENDTAGDSNASGSGKEEPKRVEENCSANVQQGQEQQQPHQQQQQQQPPSAAAPIAERVVVTKQTKSASPQEEDAPVKRDRSASIGSIPVVEQNRTMVFLIGQSDLRLISPDRKQVLLHKAFRDVASCAHGHKNSDHFGIICRDMNNDGYIGYVFKCQSEQVAEDVVFSISQAFTACSEQTKQKERAAAQIFSCEHCPMLWYHKLCTDTEGQSDKKTQYMIFKRIDTTLTDDEQRLLMEKYRGAEEAAGSSLGEQNQFLMMLLRAHCESKQQRHVHDTVEHRTEFLNQYLGGSGIFMKAKRSLTSSFDHLLKRRTSRDDFVAGSLKDSSSTGELKDGGFEPVTRARASTIGSSPSMGRKNSDAGNGTTPQLKSPMMDIFIKVGNSPRDHGHAGSWRQAMLHRVVTPSKNMKSGPEEYMSPLRAAGAPAKKRTREELRELWRVGIKQTIILNRMEKENAHLQARQHEIKSNEIRRVKLEYDEIAVCDKRAAEQWDTLLDNCAASVAIPTKQALLYQAMKNGVPRSKRGEIWMYLAEQHAHRYPAPIDTTNFPNFNTPYHVLLKNLTEHQHAIFIDLGRTFPDHKYYKDALGVGQLSLFNLLKAYSILDPELGYCQGLGFICAVLLLHLEEADAFELLKHLMFRRQMRAKYLPDMKQFQLQLYQLSRLLKDHIPELYEWFDQHDISPTLYAAPWILTVFSSHFPLGFVVRVFDLLFLESFDVIFRCAIALLEAHKEPLLQRDNFEDIMDYLKNVIPKIDAEVMEKVFRNVFRSDFSRQLIESQVEYNVLQEEMTSQNHHRESYNRLKEEYQQLNAQLQFSQSNMMQLEKQRLCQQDQIQSLQTQVQTLENTVHTLVRFIEQTVDARSDAVLPNDVCRIVQQVQELQQQQQQQQKKRSPIFVDRKIGKSISFNSNLGLALNVLEEATEPDGPGTPTKKKQPYFQNSFTQIRQQQQRTSLWLHKLDECNSTTSPEHGVGSSVTGSTGGLSSASMKALSGNSDDSGIATPISPQLHAPSTTPMVAESRPLVPFENHPLSSCGDVAVQYNGTTQLKSLKPRSQSRHGSVSSIVSETSTEPRPQIATDRS, from the exons ATGGCCGAACTGATGCAGCAGATGCGTGATCCGGCCACGATCGGGGGCGGCTCGGTTGGCAGCATACCGCAGAGCATCGTTTCCTCCAGCGCGAATCCAAACGATCTGCAGAAGGCCCTCCGCAACCAAGGCATCCATTCGACGCCCGCCTCCAACCTGAAGCTTGCGGAACAGATGCGTCACGCACAGCATGACAGTAGCCCCACAATAGCCTATCACCAGCCACAGCAAACCCAGCCGTCCCATCCTCactcgcagcagcagtaccaaaATGGGAGTACGAATCGTTTGGCCACCTCGAAAAGTTATTCCGGTGGTTTGAATAATTCGGCCGGCGGTGTGAACGGTGGCGCAACCGGTAACAGCAGTATCTCGTCCAGCCTATCCTCCCTGCCGGACATATCGGCCAACAATTCACAGTTCTTCGAGGTGCTGTACATCGGCAAGATCAAGGTGTCGCACAAGCGCGTCCCGATCACCTTCATCGATGATGCGCTGCCCAAGTTCAAGGCGTATGACGCGGAGAAGCTGCGCCAGCAGCAGGAATTAACGCGAAAG CAAAGCACACCTGTCAGTGAGGAATCGTCTACGGAAGGTGAAGCAAGTCCCGGGCGCAATGAGTCCGAGACTAGAGGCACGGAGTCaacaccaccggcaccggacGATCCGCCCGAAGTCTTCCAGGGCCGCCGTGTCAGTACGTTCGATATTCCGACGAGGAAGAT TGAGAATGATACCGCGGGTGATAGCAATGCGTCCGGCAGTGGTAAAGAAGAACCGAAGCGGGTAGAGGAGAACTGTTCCGCAAACGTACAGCAAGGGcaggaacagcagcaaccacaccagcagcagcagcaacagcagccccCATCGGCAGCAGCTCCCATTGCAGAGCGTGTAGTAGTCACCAAACAAACTAAGTCAGCATCACCCCAGGAGGAGGA TGCCCCAGTTAAACGAGATCGTTCCGCTTCCATTGGATCGATACCGGTGGTCGAGCAGAACCGGACGATGGTATTCCTGATCGGCCAGTCCGATCTGCGTCTGATCAGCCCGGACCGTAAGCAGGTGCTGCTGCACAAAGCGTTCCGCGATGTAGCGAGCTGTGCCCATGGGCACAAAAATTCGGACCACTTCGGCATCATCTGCCGCGATATGAACAACGACGGGTACATCGGGTACGTGTTCAAATGCCAGTCGGAACAGGTGGCGGAAGATGTCGTATTTTCCATCTCGCAAGCCTTCACCGCATGTTCGGAGCAAACGAAGCAGAAGGAACGGGCAGCGGCACAGATATTCTCCTGCGAGCACTGCCCGATGCTGTGGTACCACAAGCTGTGCACCGATACCGAGGGCCAGAGCGACAAGAAGACACAGTACATGATTTTCAAGCGCATCGATACCACGCTCACCGACGACGAGCAGCGATTGCTGATGGAGAAGTATCGCGGGGCGGAAGAGGCGGCCGGCAGCAGCCTTGGGGAGCAGAACCAATTTctgatgatgttgctgcgTGCGCACTGTGAGTCGAAGCAGCAGCGGCACGTGCACGATACGGTGGAGCATAGGACCGAATTTTTGAACCAGTATCTCGGCGGCAGTGGCATCTTTATGAAGGCGAAACGTTCGCTTACCAGCTCGTTCGATCATCTGCTGAAAAGGCGTACCAGCCGGGATGATTTTGTGGCCGGTAGTCTCAAGGATTCGAGCTCGACCGGTGAGCTGAAGGACGGTGGCTTTGAACCGGTAACGCGAGCGCGTGCCTCCACGATCGGATCAAGCCCGTCGATGGGACGGAAGAATTCGGACGCCGGCAATGGGACAACACCACAGCTCAAGTCACCGATGATGGATAT CTTCATCAAGGTTGGCAACAGCCCCAGAGATCATGGCCATGCCGGATCCTGGCGGCAGGCGATGCTGCACCGCGTTGTAACACCGtcgaaaaatatgaaaagtgGCCCAGAAGAGTACATGTCGCCACTGCGTGCGGCTGGCGCACCGGCTAAGAAGCGTACGCGGGAAGAGCTCCGGGAGCTGTGGCGCGTCGGCATCAAGCAAACAATCATCCTGAACCGCATGGAGAAGGAGAACGCCCATCTGCAGGCACGCCAGCACGAAATCAAATCGAACGAGATACGTCGCGTCAAGCTGGAGTACGACGAGATCGCGGTGTGCGATAAACGGGCGGCCGAGCAGTGGGACACGCTGCTGGACAATTGCGCTGCGTCGGTTGCAATCCCGACCAAACAGGCACTGCTGTACCAGGCGATGAAGAACGGTGTACCACGCTCGAAGCGGGGTGAAATCTGGATGTATCTGGCCGAGCAGCATGCGCATCGCTATCCGGCCCCGATCGATACGACCAACTTTCCGAACTTTAACACACCGTACCACGTGCTGCTGAAGAACCTGACCGAACATCAGCACGCCATCTTTATCGATTTAG GTCGTACATTCCCGGATCATAAGTACTACAAGGACGCACTCGGCGTCGGACAACTGTCACTGTTTAACCTGCTGAAGGCGTACTCCATTCTCGATCCGGAGCTAGGCTACTGTCAGGGACTGGGATTCATCTGTGCCGTCCTGTTGCTGCAC cTCGAAGAAGCCGACGCATTCGAGCTGCTCAAGCACCTCATGTTCCGGCGGCAGATGCGCGCCAAATATCTGCCCGACATGAAACAGTTTCAGCTGCAGCTGTACCAACTGTCCCGGTTGCTGAAGGACCACATACCGGAGCTGTACGAGTGGTTCGATCAGCACGACATCTCGCCGACGCTGTACGCCGCCCCCTGGATACTGACCGTCTTCAGCTCCCACTTTCCGCTCGGGTTTGTGGTGCGCGTGTTCGATCTGCTGTTTCTCGAATCGTTCGACGTCATCTTTCGGTGTGCGATCGCGCTGCTGGAAGCGCACAAGGAACCGCTGCTGCAGCGTGACAACTTCGAGGACATTATGGATTACCTGAAGAACGTCATTCCCAAGATCGATGCCGAGGTGATGGAGAAGGTTTTTCGGAATGTGTTCCGGTCCGATTTCTCGCGTCAGCTGATCGAATCCCAGGTCGAATATAATGTGCTGCAGGAGGAGATGACGTCGCAGAACCATCACCGGGAAAGCTACAACCGGCTGAAGGAGGAATACCAGCAACTTAACGCGCAGCTTCAATTTTCCCAGTCGAACATGATGCAGCTCGAGAAGCAGCGCCTGTGCCAGCAGGACCAGATACAGTCGCTACAGACACAGGTGCAAACGCTGGAAAACACCGTCCACACGCTGGTGAGGTTTATCGAGCAAACGGTCGATGCACGGTCGGACGCTGTGCTGCCGAACGATGTGTGTCGCATTGTGCAGCAGGTACAggaactgcagcagcagcagcagcagcagcaaaagaaacgCTCACCAATATTTGTCGACCGTAAGATTGGCAAATCGATCTCGTTCAACAGCAACCTGGGCCTGGCGCTGAACGTGCTGGAGGAAGCGACCGAACCGGACGGTCCCGGAAcgccaacgaagaagaagcaaccCTACTTCCAAAACTCCTTCACCCAgatccggcagcagcagcagcggaccAGCCTGTGGCTGCACAAGCTCGACGAGTGtaacagcaccaccagcccGGAGCATGGGGTCGGTAGCAGCGTGACGGGCAGCACCGGTGGCCTATCGTCGGCCAGCATGAAAGCACTGTCCGGCAACAGTGACGACAGTGGTATAGCGACCCCGATCAGTCCCCAGCTGCATGCACCCTCCACCACACCGATGGTGGCCGAAAGTCGACCGCTGGTACCGTTCGAGAACCATCCGCTCAGCAGCTGCGGTGATGTGGCCGTACAGTACAACGGTACGACGCAGCTAAAGTCGCTGAAACCACGCTCCCAATCGCGACACGGTTCCGTCTCCTCGATCGTGAGCGAAACGAGCACGGAGCCAAGGCCGCAAATAGCGACGGATCGAAGTTAA
- the LOC118502676 gene encoding TBC1 domain family member 4 isoform X3 encodes MFTLPLYKDNVMVTSWSDASSYRMKKNMAELMQQMRDPATIGGGSVGSIPQSIVSSSANPNDLQKALRNQGIHSTPASNLKLAEQMRHAQHDSSPTIAYHQPQQTQPSHPHSQQQYQNGSTNRLATSKSYSGGLNNSAGGVNGGATGNSSISSSLSSLPDISANNSQFFEVLYIGKIKVSHKRVPITFIDDALPKFKAYDAEKLRQQQELTRKQSTPVSEESSTEGEASPGRNESETRGTESTPPAPDDPPEVFQGRRVSTFDIPTRKIENDTAGDSNASGSGKEEPKRVEENCSANVQQGQEQQQPHQQQQQQQPPSAAAPIAERVVVTKQTKSASPQEEDAPVKRDRSASIGSIPVVEQNRTMVFLIGQSDLRLISPDRKQVLLHKAFRDVASCAHGHKNSDHFGIICRDMNNDGYIGYVFKCQSEQVAEDVVFSISQAFTACSEQTKQKERAAAQIFSCEHCPMLWYHKLCTDTEGQSDKKTQYMIFKRIDTTLTDDEQRLLMEKYRGAEEAAGSSLGEQNQFLMMLLRAHCESKQQRHVHDTVEHRTEFLNQYLGGSGIFMKAKRSLTSSFDHLLKRRTSRDDFVAGSLKDSSSTGELKDGGFEPVTRARASTIGSSPSMGRKNSDAGNGTTPQLKSPMMDIFIKVGNSPRDHGHAGSWRQAMLHRVVTPSKNMKSGPEEYMSPLRAAGAPAKKRTREELRELWRVGIKQTIILNRMEKENAHLQARQHEIKSNEIRRVKLEYDEIAVCDKRAAEQWDTLLDNCAASVAIPTKQALLYQAMKNGVPRSKRGEIWMYLAEQHAHRYPAPIDTTNFPNFNTPYHVLLKNLTEHQHAIFIDLGRTFPDHKYYKDALGVGQLSLFNLLKAYSILDPELGYCQGLGFICAVLLLHLEEADAFELLKHLMFRRQMRAKYLPDMKQFQLQLYQLSRLLKDHIPELYEWFDQHDISPTLYAAPWILTVFSSHFPLGFVVRVFDLLFLESFDVIFRCAIALLEAHKEPLLQRDNFEDIMDYLKNVIPKIDAEVMEKVFRNVFRSDFSRQLIESQVEYNVLQEEMTSQNHHRESYNRLKEEYQQLNAQLQFSQSNMMQLEKQRLCQQDQIQSLQTQVQTLENTVHTLVRFIEQTVDARSDAVLPNDVCRIVQQVQELQQQQQQQQKKRSPIFVDRKIGKSISFNSNLGLALNVLEEATEPDGPGTPTKKKQPYFQNSFTQIRQQQQRTSLWLHKLDECNSTTSPEHGVGSSVTGSTGGLSSASMKALSGNSDDSGIATPISPQLHAPSTTPMVAESRPLVPFENHPLSSCGDVAVQYNGTTQLKSLKPRSQSRHGSVSSIVSETSTEPRPQIATDRS; translated from the exons ATGTTTACCCTGCCACTGTACAAGGACAACGTCATGGTCACCTCCTGGAGTGATGCTTCGTCCTACCGGATGAAGAAGAAC ATGGCCGAACTGATGCAGCAGATGCGTGATCCGGCCACGATCGGGGGCGGCTCGGTTGGCAGCATACCGCAGAGCATCGTTTCCTCCAGCGCGAATCCAAACGATCTGCAGAAGGCCCTCCGCAACCAAGGCATCCATTCGACGCCCGCCTCCAACCTGAAGCTTGCGGAACAGATGCGTCACGCACAGCATGACAGTAGCCCCACAATAGCCTATCACCAGCCACAGCAAACCCAGCCGTCCCATCCTCactcgcagcagcagtaccaaaATGGGAGTACGAATCGTTTGGCCACCTCGAAAAGTTATTCCGGTGGTTTGAATAATTCGGCCGGCGGTGTGAACGGTGGCGCAACCGGTAACAGCAGTATCTCGTCCAGCCTATCCTCCCTGCCGGACATATCGGCCAACAATTCACAGTTCTTCGAGGTGCTGTACATCGGCAAGATCAAGGTGTCGCACAAGCGCGTCCCGATCACCTTCATCGATGATGCGCTGCCCAAGTTCAAGGCGTATGACGCGGAGAAGCTGCGCCAGCAGCAGGAATTAACGCGAAAG CAAAGCACACCTGTCAGTGAGGAATCGTCTACGGAAGGTGAAGCAAGTCCCGGGCGCAATGAGTCCGAGACTAGAGGCACGGAGTCaacaccaccggcaccggacGATCCGCCCGAAGTCTTCCAGGGCCGCCGTGTCAGTACGTTCGATATTCCGACGAGGAAGAT TGAGAATGATACCGCGGGTGATAGCAATGCGTCCGGCAGTGGTAAAGAAGAACCGAAGCGGGTAGAGGAGAACTGTTCCGCAAACGTACAGCAAGGGcaggaacagcagcaaccacaccagcagcagcagcaacagcagccccCATCGGCAGCAGCTCCCATTGCAGAGCGTGTAGTAGTCACCAAACAAACTAAGTCAGCATCACCCCAGGAGGAGGA TGCCCCAGTTAAACGAGATCGTTCCGCTTCCATTGGATCGATACCGGTGGTCGAGCAGAACCGGACGATGGTATTCCTGATCGGCCAGTCCGATCTGCGTCTGATCAGCCCGGACCGTAAGCAGGTGCTGCTGCACAAAGCGTTCCGCGATGTAGCGAGCTGTGCCCATGGGCACAAAAATTCGGACCACTTCGGCATCATCTGCCGCGATATGAACAACGACGGGTACATCGGGTACGTGTTCAAATGCCAGTCGGAACAGGTGGCGGAAGATGTCGTATTTTCCATCTCGCAAGCCTTCACCGCATGTTCGGAGCAAACGAAGCAGAAGGAACGGGCAGCGGCACAGATATTCTCCTGCGAGCACTGCCCGATGCTGTGGTACCACAAGCTGTGCACCGATACCGAGGGCCAGAGCGACAAGAAGACACAGTACATGATTTTCAAGCGCATCGATACCACGCTCACCGACGACGAGCAGCGATTGCTGATGGAGAAGTATCGCGGGGCGGAAGAGGCGGCCGGCAGCAGCCTTGGGGAGCAGAACCAATTTctgatgatgttgctgcgTGCGCACTGTGAGTCGAAGCAGCAGCGGCACGTGCACGATACGGTGGAGCATAGGACCGAATTTTTGAACCAGTATCTCGGCGGCAGTGGCATCTTTATGAAGGCGAAACGTTCGCTTACCAGCTCGTTCGATCATCTGCTGAAAAGGCGTACCAGCCGGGATGATTTTGTGGCCGGTAGTCTCAAGGATTCGAGCTCGACCGGTGAGCTGAAGGACGGTGGCTTTGAACCGGTAACGCGAGCGCGTGCCTCCACGATCGGATCAAGCCCGTCGATGGGACGGAAGAATTCGGACGCCGGCAATGGGACAACACCACAGCTCAAGTCACCGATGATGGATAT CTTCATCAAGGTTGGCAACAGCCCCAGAGATCATGGCCATGCCGGATCCTGGCGGCAGGCGATGCTGCACCGCGTTGTAACACCGtcgaaaaatatgaaaagtgGCCCAGAAGAGTACATGTCGCCACTGCGTGCGGCTGGCGCACCGGCTAAGAAGCGTACGCGGGAAGAGCTCCGGGAGCTGTGGCGCGTCGGCATCAAGCAAACAATCATCCTGAACCGCATGGAGAAGGAGAACGCCCATCTGCAGGCACGCCAGCACGAAATCAAATCGAACGAGATACGTCGCGTCAAGCTGGAGTACGACGAGATCGCGGTGTGCGATAAACGGGCGGCCGAGCAGTGGGACACGCTGCTGGACAATTGCGCTGCGTCGGTTGCAATCCCGACCAAACAGGCACTGCTGTACCAGGCGATGAAGAACGGTGTACCACGCTCGAAGCGGGGTGAAATCTGGATGTATCTGGCCGAGCAGCATGCGCATCGCTATCCGGCCCCGATCGATACGACCAACTTTCCGAACTTTAACACACCGTACCACGTGCTGCTGAAGAACCTGACCGAACATCAGCACGCCATCTTTATCGATTTAG GTCGTACATTCCCGGATCATAAGTACTACAAGGACGCACTCGGCGTCGGACAACTGTCACTGTTTAACCTGCTGAAGGCGTACTCCATTCTCGATCCGGAGCTAGGCTACTGTCAGGGACTGGGATTCATCTGTGCCGTCCTGTTGCTGCAC cTCGAAGAAGCCGACGCATTCGAGCTGCTCAAGCACCTCATGTTCCGGCGGCAGATGCGCGCCAAATATCTGCCCGACATGAAACAGTTTCAGCTGCAGCTGTACCAACTGTCCCGGTTGCTGAAGGACCACATACCGGAGCTGTACGAGTGGTTCGATCAGCACGACATCTCGCCGACGCTGTACGCCGCCCCCTGGATACTGACCGTCTTCAGCTCCCACTTTCCGCTCGGGTTTGTGGTGCGCGTGTTCGATCTGCTGTTTCTCGAATCGTTCGACGTCATCTTTCGGTGTGCGATCGCGCTGCTGGAAGCGCACAAGGAACCGCTGCTGCAGCGTGACAACTTCGAGGACATTATGGATTACCTGAAGAACGTCATTCCCAAGATCGATGCCGAGGTGATGGAGAAGGTTTTTCGGAATGTGTTCCGGTCCGATTTCTCGCGTCAGCTGATCGAATCCCAGGTCGAATATAATGTGCTGCAGGAGGAGATGACGTCGCAGAACCATCACCGGGAAAGCTACAACCGGCTGAAGGAGGAATACCAGCAACTTAACGCGCAGCTTCAATTTTCCCAGTCGAACATGATGCAGCTCGAGAAGCAGCGCCTGTGCCAGCAGGACCAGATACAGTCGCTACAGACACAGGTGCAAACGCTGGAAAACACCGTCCACACGCTGGTGAGGTTTATCGAGCAAACGGTCGATGCACGGTCGGACGCTGTGCTGCCGAACGATGTGTGTCGCATTGTGCAGCAGGTACAggaactgcagcagcagcagcagcagcagcaaaagaaacgCTCACCAATATTTGTCGACCGTAAGATTGGCAAATCGATCTCGTTCAACAGCAACCTGGGCCTGGCGCTGAACGTGCTGGAGGAAGCGACCGAACCGGACGGTCCCGGAAcgccaacgaagaagaagcaaccCTACTTCCAAAACTCCTTCACCCAgatccggcagcagcagcagcggaccAGCCTGTGGCTGCACAAGCTCGACGAGTGtaacagcaccaccagcccGGAGCATGGGGTCGGTAGCAGCGTGACGGGCAGCACCGGTGGCCTATCGTCGGCCAGCATGAAAGCACTGTCCGGCAACAGTGACGACAGTGGTATAGCGACCCCGATCAGTCCCCAGCTGCATGCACCCTCCACCACACCGATGGTGGCCGAAAGTCGACCGCTGGTACCGTTCGAGAACCATCCGCTCAGCAGCTGCGGTGATGTGGCCGTACAGTACAACGGTACGACGCAGCTAAAGTCGCTGAAACCACGCTCCCAATCGCGACACGGTTCCGTCTCCTCGATCGTGAGCGAAACGAGCACGGAGCCAAGGCCGCAAATAGCGACGGATCGAAGTTAA